The following are from one region of the Candidatus Aminicenantes bacterium genome:
- a CDS encoding aspartate carbamoyltransferase catalytic subunit produces METGGFNQRHLLGIDHVSASEIDLILDTADSFVEISTRNIKKVPALKGRTVVNLFFENSTRTRSSFEIAAKRLSADLINFNSSVSSLKKGESLRDTVLTLEAMNPHVIVIRHSAAGAPKYLTTFARSSIINAGDGFHEHPTQALLDALTIRQRFGKLRGLKIAIVGDILHSRVARSNLILHLKMGNPVHLVGPPSLVPPEFERMGAKVFYDLKAGVKGVDIVMMLRVQEERGAGNYFPSIREYRRLFEINAEVFATAAPHAIVMHPGPLNRDVEIETSLADSDRSVILQQVNNGIALRMAVLYLLKGEFNEAAH; encoded by the coding sequence ATGGAAACCGGCGGATTCAATCAACGCCACCTGCTTGGCATCGATCACGTGAGCGCTTCCGAGATCGATCTCATTCTGGATACGGCGGATTCTTTTGTTGAAATCTCCACGCGCAACATCAAGAAAGTACCGGCCTTGAAGGGCCGAACCGTGGTCAATCTCTTTTTCGAGAACTCAACGCGTACGCGCAGTTCTTTTGAGATCGCGGCCAAGCGCCTGAGCGCGGACCTGATAAACTTCAACTCCTCTGTTTCCAGTCTGAAAAAAGGAGAATCGCTCAGGGATACGGTGCTGACCCTGGAAGCGATGAATCCCCATGTCATCGTGATTCGTCACAGCGCCGCTGGTGCGCCCAAATATCTAACCACTTTCGCCCGGTCTTCCATAATAAATGCAGGCGACGGCTTTCACGAGCATCCCACCCAGGCATTGCTGGACGCCCTGACCATCCGCCAGCGCTTTGGCAAGCTCCGGGGGCTGAAGATCGCCATTGTGGGAGACATTCTCCATTCCCGCGTGGCCCGTTCCAACCTGATCCTGCACCTGAAGATGGGCAACCCGGTCCATCTCGTGGGTCCTCCCAGCCTGGTTCCCCCGGAGTTCGAGCGCATGGGGGCCAAGGTGTTTTATGATCTGAAAGCCGGCGTAAAAGGGGTGGACATCGTTATGATGTTGCGGGTTCAGGAAGAACGTGGAGCCGGCAACTATTTTCCGTCAATCCGAGAATACAGGCGCTTGTTTGAAATCAATGCCGAGGTATTCGCCACGGCGGCGCCTCACGCCATTGTCATGCACCCGGGACCCTTGAACCGGGACGTGGAAATCGAAACCTCTCTGGCCGATTCCGATCGTTCCGTTATCCTGCAACAGGTAAACAACGGCATTGCCCTGCGCATGGCCGTGCTGTATCTGCTCAAGGGAGAATTCAATGAAGCTGCTCATTAA
- a CDS encoding rubredoxin gives MKKYVCTVCGYVYDEAEGDPDSGIAPGTAFSDIPDDWECPLCGVGKEDFEPMED, from the coding sequence ATGAAAAAGTACGTTTGCACAGTTTGCGGTTATGTGTATGATGAGGCCGAAGGTGACCCGGATTCCGGTATCGCTCCGGGCACCGCTTTCAGCGACATTCCGGACGATTGGGAATGCCCGCTTTGCGGAGTCGGAAAAGAAGATTTCGAACCCATGGAAGACTGA
- a CDS encoding dihydroorotase translates to MKLLIKNGRLVDPHSRIDDTVDIRIDGALVQEIQPRLEPEKGCRVIDAAGLVVCPGFIDMHVHLREPGNENKETIQSGVEAAVHGGFTSVACMPNTNPVNDNRSVTEYIIASARKCGLANVFPVASISKGLEGKNITEMADLAAGGAVGFSDDGRCVMSADLIRKALEYCRMLDLPIIEHPEDHAISGEGLVNEGLISYKYGMRGILNASEEVIVARDIILQDRIRSRLHLTHISTSRAVELIRDAKAGGIPVTADATPHHLLLNEEKITTYDTVYKMKPPLRTEADRLGLVEGLKDGTIDCIASDHAPHTRDEKDREFEYAPFGVIGLESTVSVIYDRLVRTRIISLNRMVELLSTNPARILNLEGRGRVTPGKPADLTVLDLNRRFSINEATFRSKANNCPFLQWEGMGRVAFTIVGGKVVYTSGD, encoded by the coding sequence ATGAAGCTGCTCATTAAAAACGGAAGACTGGTAGATCCCCACAGCCGTATAGATGACACCGTGGATATCCGCATCGATGGGGCTTTGGTCCAGGAGATCCAGCCCCGGCTGGAACCTGAAAAAGGCTGTCGCGTGATCGATGCCGCCGGCCTGGTTGTTTGTCCGGGATTTATCGACATGCATGTTCATCTGCGCGAGCCGGGAAACGAAAACAAGGAAACCATCCAATCCGGAGTGGAAGCTGCTGTTCACGGCGGTTTCACATCCGTGGCCTGTATGCCCAATACGAACCCGGTCAACGACAACCGGTCCGTGACCGAGTATATTATCGCCAGCGCGCGAAAGTGCGGTCTGGCCAATGTTTTTCCCGTGGCCTCCATTTCCAAGGGACTGGAGGGAAAGAACATCACGGAGATGGCGGATCTGGCCGCCGGCGGCGCCGTGGGTTTTTCCGACGACGGTCGCTGTGTCATGAGTGCCGACCTGATCCGCAAGGCGCTCGAGTACTGCCGCATGCTGGATCTGCCCATTATCGAACATCCCGAAGACCACGCCATCTCCGGCGAAGGCCTGGTCAACGAGGGTTTGATTTCATACAAGTACGGCATGAGGGGGATCCTCAACGCCTCGGAAGAGGTGATTGTGGCCCGGGACATCATCCTTCAGGATCGCATCCGCTCACGCCTGCACTTGACCCATATTTCCACTTCACGAGCCGTAGAGTTGATTCGCGACGCCAAAGCCGGCGGAATCCCGGTTACGGCGGATGCCACCCCGCACCACCTGTTGCTTAACGAAGAGAAAATCACCACTTATGACACGGTTTACAAGATGAAGCCGCCGCTGCGTACGGAAGCGGACCGACTGGGTCTGGTGGAAGGATTGAAGGACGGCACCATTGACTGCATCGCTTCGGATCATGCCCCGCATACCCGGGACGAGAAAGACAGAGAGTTTGAATACGCGCCGTTCGGCGTGATCGGCCTGGAATCAACGGTTTCCGTAATCTATGACCGGTTGGTGCGTACCCGGATCATTTCGCTCAACCGTATGGTCGAGTTGCTGAGTACCAATCCTGCACGGATACTTAACCTGGAGGGCCGCGGCCGGGTCACCCCCGGAAAGCCGGCGGACCTGACGGTGCTGGATCTCAATCGGCGTTTTTCCATCAATGAGGCGACCTTCCGTTCCAAAGCCAACAACTGCCCTTTTCTGCAATGGGAGGGGATGGGCAGGGTGGCTTTTACCATTGTGGGCGGAAAAGTGGTTTATACATCAGGGGATTGA
- a CDS encoding ferritin, which yields MIKKTIQDALNQQINEELFSAYLYLSMAAQFDEMNLGGFSHWMEKQAQEELEHAMKFYHFINERGGRVELQAIKVPQKDWDSASKMMSESLAHEEHITTCIHNLVELATREKDYATMNMLQWFVNEQVEEEAGVTKIVEKLKLIGERGQGLFMLDRELGARD from the coding sequence ATGATTAAAAAAACCATTCAGGACGCGTTGAACCAGCAAATCAACGAAGAACTTTTTTCTGCATACCTGTACCTTTCCATGGCGGCACAGTTTGATGAGATGAACCTCGGCGGATTTTCTCATTGGATGGAGAAACAGGCTCAGGAAGAGTTGGAACATGCCATGAAGTTTTACCACTTCATCAATGAACGGGGTGGACGAGTTGAGCTTCAGGCCATCAAGGTCCCACAAAAAGACTGGGATTCAGCTTCTAAAATGATGTCTGAGTCACTGGCCCATGAAGAACACATCACCACGTGCATCCACAACCTGGTAGAACTGGCCACACGTGAAAAGGATTATGCCACCATGAACATGCTGCAATGGTTCGTCAACGAACAGGTGGAAGAAGAAGCCGGCGTGACTAAAATCGTAGAGAAACTCAAACTCATCGGCGAACGCGGCCAGGGACTGTTCATGCTTGATCGTGAATTGGGCGCGCGCGACTGA
- the tilS gene encoding tRNA lysidine(34) synthetase TilS — MSGVQVPPPLFQPLNMEILLPPFRDRLLQLIPDIQGAIIYAAFSGGKDSVALLTLLSALESELKFTLKAAYLNHGIREDASRESLWVFNFCSERTIPLVTESADVKELAGREGINLEAAASRRRYAFFQRLVNLSPTSWLATAHTLSDQVETFFMRLMRGSGAAGLAGILPLRGRRILRPLAVFSEADIRAFLQRRHLSHYEDPSNQDLTLLRNRLRHEILPIIRRQFPQMDQRIHDATRIFKDESDCFVMQARHLLNHITILGQVIPPGALDSIHPALQRHVLREYLRRLRGDLLEISLAHVEALMPPNPSTRHLSLPGITLTRQKDFLFPRDFSAPTYSHVLPTDGDCMIPEICARVRVCLCRAEAGDKLNPSDSPAFTVEMNPKKLRFPLRVRSVRGTDRYRKQGSDFSQRVFEMVRAAGLPAALRPLRPLLCDASDQPIWIPGHAAAAHVKPGPNTPRLKIQMDGIWPQAPFQSPDV; from the coding sequence ATGTCGGGGGTTCAAGTCCCTCCACCGCTATTCCAACCGCTTAACATGGAAATCCTTCTTCCGCCTTTCCGGGACCGGTTGCTTCAACTCATTCCCGATATCCAGGGGGCTATCATATACGCTGCCTTTTCCGGTGGAAAAGACTCGGTTGCGCTGCTGACCCTGTTGTCTGCCCTGGAAAGTGAACTGAAATTCACCCTGAAAGCGGCTTACCTGAACCACGGCATCCGCGAAGATGCTTCCCGGGAATCCTTGTGGGTCTTTAACTTCTGTTCAGAGCGAACCATCCCCCTGGTCACGGAATCAGCCGACGTGAAAGAACTGGCCGGCCGTGAAGGTATCAATCTAGAGGCAGCGGCCTCCCGCAGGCGTTATGCGTTTTTCCAGCGTCTGGTCAACCTTTCACCCACCAGCTGGTTGGCCACCGCGCACACCCTGTCCGACCAGGTGGAAACGTTCTTTATGCGCCTGATGCGGGGAAGCGGAGCGGCGGGGCTGGCAGGCATTCTTCCGCTTCGGGGAAGGCGCATTCTGCGGCCCCTGGCGGTTTTCTCTGAAGCGGACATTCGCGCTTTTCTCCAACGCCGGCATCTTTCCCACTACGAGGACCCCTCCAACCAGGATCTCACCCTGCTGCGCAACCGCCTTCGTCACGAGATCCTGCCGATAATACGGCGCCAATTTCCCCAAATGGATCAACGCATCCATGATGCCACGCGTATTTTCAAAGACGAAAGCGACTGCTTTGTCATGCAGGCGCGGCATTTGCTGAATCACATCACGATCCTGGGACAGGTCATCCCCCCGGGCGCACTGGATTCGATTCACCCGGCCCTGCAACGCCACGTGCTGCGGGAATACCTGCGACGATTGCGCGGGGATTTACTGGAGATCTCGCTGGCACACGTTGAAGCCCTCATGCCGCCCAACCCGTCTACCCGTCACTTGAGCCTTCCCGGAATCACCCTGACCCGGCAAAAAGACTTCCTGTTCCCCAGAGACTTTTCGGCTCCTACTTACAGCCACGTTCTTCCCACTGACGGCGACTGCATGATCCCGGAGATTTGCGCACGGGTACGGGTTTGCTTGTGCCGCGCTGAGGCAGGAGATAAATTGAATCCAAGCGATTCACCTGCTTTCACGGTGGAAATGAATCCAAAAAAACTGCGTTTTCCCCTGCGGGTGCGCTCGGTCCGCGGCACGGATCGTTATCGCAAACAGGGAAGCGATTTTTCCCAGCGCGTTTTTGAAATGGTCAGGGCCGCCGGGTTACCCGCGGCTTTACGTCCGCTGCGCCCCCTCCTGTGCGACGCATCCGACCAGCCAATCTGGATTCCCGGCCACGCCGCGGCAGCTCATGTGAAACCCGGGCCGAATACTCCGCGTTTAAAGATTCAAATGGACGGGATCTGGCCTCAGGCGCCTTTTCAATCCCCTGATGTATAA
- the pyrR gene encoding bifunctional pyr operon transcriptional regulator/uracil phosphoribosyltransferase PyrR translates to MEEKTKAKIMDSRKMERAFARMSMEILERNRDAANLALIGIQTKGVFVARRIRAQIQTLEKVELPMGILDITLFRDDLHLQEQHPKVEKTEIDFSVENRHIVLIDDVVFTGRTIRAAMDSIFELGRPASIQLAVFIDRGHRELPICPDFKGKYLPTARRERVNVMLKEMDGSDQVLIMEPIRF, encoded by the coding sequence ATGGAGGAAAAAACCAAGGCAAAAATCATGGATTCCAGGAAAATGGAACGCGCTTTCGCGCGCATGTCCATGGAAATTTTGGAACGCAATCGCGATGCCGCTAACCTGGCATTGATCGGAATTCAGACCAAGGGGGTCTTTGTGGCCCGGCGGATACGTGCCCAGATCCAAACCCTTGAAAAGGTTGAGTTGCCCATGGGCATCCTGGACATCACCCTTTTCCGTGATGACCTGCATTTGCAGGAACAACATCCCAAGGTTGAGAAAACCGAGATCGATTTTTCAGTCGAAAACCGCCATATCGTGTTGATCGATGACGTGGTTTTTACCGGCCGTACCATTCGAGCGGCCATGGATTCGATCTTTGAACTGGGGCGCCCCGCCAGCATTCAACTGGCGGTATTTATTGACCGCGGCCACCGGGAACTGCCCATTTGTCCTGATTTCAAAGGCAAATACCTTCCAACCGCCCGCAGGGAGCGTGTCAACGTCATGCTGAAAGAAATGGACGGCTCCGACCAGGTATTGATCATGGAACCCATTAGGTTTTAA
- a CDS encoding glutaredoxin: MTFINDSLRKEMEPMLNSLKRPVNLVFFTQKTECRFCVETRGLLTEISKLSPGINLEILDFQGDQSRARELGVDKIPATVVMADENLGIRFFGIPGGYEFASMLDAIHMVSQSETELSPQTQTFLDNLQKEIHLQVFVTPTCPYCPAAVTLAHRMAHYSPRVTADMVEATEFPHLAQKYNVMGVPRTVINESAFLEGAAPESMLVEKIRTVL, encoded by the coding sequence ATGACATTTATAAACGACAGTTTGAGAAAAGAGATGGAACCCATGCTGAACAGTTTGAAAAGGCCGGTTAACCTTGTATTTTTTACGCAGAAGACAGAGTGTCGTTTTTGTGTTGAAACCCGTGGCCTGCTTACCGAAATAAGCAAATTATCGCCTGGCATCAACCTGGAAATACTTGATTTTCAGGGTGATCAGTCGCGGGCCCGGGAACTGGGAGTGGATAAGATTCCCGCTACCGTCGTGATGGCCGATGAAAACCTTGGAATCCGCTTTTTCGGCATTCCCGGAGGTTATGAATTTGCCTCCATGCTGGATGCGATTCATATGGTATCGCAATCTGAAACTGAACTCAGCCCGCAAACCCAAACTTTCCTGGACAACCTACAAAAAGAGATCCACCTCCAGGTATTCGTTACACCCACCTGCCCCTATTGTCCCGCTGCGGTTACCCTGGCACATCGCATGGCGCATTACAGTCCCCGGGTAACGGCGGACATGGTGGAGGCCACTGAATTTCCCCATCTGGCCCAGAAATACAATGTGATGGGGGTTCCCCGCACGGTGATCAATGAATCCGCTTTTTTGGAAGGAGCGGCGCCGGAATCGATGCTGGTTGAAAAGATTCGAACGGTCCTTTAA